The Candidatus Eisenbacteria bacterium genomic interval GAGCGGCCGGCCTCCGTGGGGCCGGTGGTCCCGGGCGTCGAGCTCCGCATCGGCGAGGAAGGCGAGATCCTGACGCGCGGGCCGCACGTCATGCTGGGCTACTTCCGCAACGACGAAGCCACCCGCGCGGCGATCCGCGACGGCTGGTTCCACACCGGCGACGTCGGCCACCTCGACGCCGAGGGCTACCTGTACATCACCGACCGCCTCAAGGACCTGCTGGTGACGGCCGGCGGCAAGAAGGTCGCGCCGCAGCCGCTCGAGGGCCGGCTCAAGACGGTCAAGTGGATCACCGAAGCGGTCATGCTCGGCGACCGCCGCCCGTACTGCATCTGTCTGCTCGTGCCCAACTTCGCGGTGCTCGAGTCGGAAGCGAAGCTGCGTGGCTGGGCGTTCGCTTCGCGCCGCGAGTTGCTGGCGCGACCGGAAGTGCTCGCCGTCTACCAGCACGAGATCGACCAGGTGAACGCCGATCTCGCGCAGTTCGAGAGGATCAAGAAGTTCGCGCTTCTCGACCGCGACCTGAGCCAGGAGGCGGGCGAGCTGACGCCGACCCTCAAGGTCCGCCGCCGGATCGTCTCGCAGAAGTTCGCCGAGCTGATCGAATCCCTGTACGCGGGCGTCGCCTGAGCTTCGGGGCCCGCCCGCCGCACGAGCGCGTTTCCCGCAGTCCCCAACGGAAGGAAAGATCTTCATGAGACTCCACCGCATCGCGATCGCGGCCGCCCTCGCGGCGGTCTGCCTGGTCCCGGGCCTCGCGCGGGGCGCCGGCTACGGCATCTACGAGCAGGGCGCCGCCGCGCTCGGCATGGCCGGCGCCTACACGGCGTCCGTCCACGACGCCTCGGCCGCCTTCTACAACCCCGCGGCGCTCGTCCGCCTCGACGGCAGGGAGGCCTACTTCGGCGGCACCTGGCTCAACACCCACAACAGCTTCGCCGGCGTGGATCCCTACCCCGGCTTCGGGGTGAGCGAGGAAATGGAGACCGGCAACTTTTTCCCGCCGACGGTCTACTGGGCGAACCATTTCACGAAGAACTGGGCTTACGCCGTGGGCTTCAACGCGCCGTTCGGCCTCGGCATTTCGTGGAAGAACCCGTCCGAGTTCAGCGGGCGCGAGCGCGTGACCAAGGCGAGCCTCACGGGCCTGAACGCAGGCCTCAACCTCGCCTGGTCGGCGAACGACCGCCTGTCGTTCGGCGCGGGCTTCAACACGATGTTCGCCGGCGTCGAGCTCAACAGCATCCGCCGCGAGATCGTTCCCGGCGGGGGCGGCGCGCAGGTGAACGTCGCCGACGTGAAGCTCAAGGCCAGCAACCAGCCCGGGTACGGCTGGAACCTCTCGTCGCTGTGGATTCCGGACGACGACTGGCGCTTCGGGTTCTCGTACCGCAGCCAGGTGGACGTGAAGATCAAGAAGGGCGAGGCGACCTTCAAACAGATCCTGTCGGGCAACCCGGCGTTCGACGCCGCGGTCGCGGCCGGACTTCCGGGCGACCAGAACGACGTGCACACGACGCTGCACTTCCCGGCGCTCTGGGCGGTGGGCGCGGCGTGGCATCCGACGAAGGACTGGACTTGGGAGGCGGACTTCAACTGGACGCAGTGGTCGGCGTTCGACTCGCTGGTGATCCAGTTCCCCTCGCAGAGCGCCCTCGACACCTCCGTGCCCGAGGAATACAACGACCAGTTCCGCGTGTCCGTCGGCGCCGAACACCAGCTCGCGACGTTCGCCTACCGGTTCGGCTACTACTTCGATCAGGCGGCCGCGCCGACCGAGTCGGTGACGCCGCTGCTGCCGGACGCCAACCGCCACGGCGTCACGGTCGGCTACAGCCGCAAGCTCGGAACCGCGAAACAGTGGACCCTGGACTGGTACTACCTCGCCCTGTTCTTCGAGAAGCGCAGCACCGAAGGCCAGGAGCGTGACGGCTTCAACGGAACCTACAAGGCGTTCGCCAACGCCACGGGCCTCAGCCTCGCCTACCGCTGGTGAACCGGAGGAATGACCCCATGAAGAACACGCTCCGCATCCTTCCGGTCCTCGCGGTCGCGGCACTGATCGCCGGCTGCGAAGGGCCCTGCCAGAAGATCGACACCATCAGCGGCCCGACGCTGACGGCCGGCTCGGCCGACTTCTCGGTCATCGCCGCCATGGGCACGAGCATCTCGGCCGGCTACCAGTCGGGCGGCGTGGTGAACCGCCACCAGATGCGCGCCTTCCCCGCCCTGTTCGCCGCCCAGACGGGCCACAGCGTGCTGTCCGACGGCACCGGCGATTTCAGCTTCGACGCCATCAACAACGACGGCATCCCGACGCTGCTCGAAATCAAGTCGCTCTCGCCGCTCATCATCAGCAACGCCGGCCGCACCTCCGGGGCTCCGCTCAACATGTCGCAGGGCACCGACTACCACAGCCTCGCGATCCCGGGGCAGCTGGCGCTGGACGTGGTGGACAGCACCTACTACGGCTTCGGGCCCACCGCCGTCCATTCCGACGTCACGTTCTTCAACATCGTGTACCGGCACCGCGGCCTCGGCGTCCTGCAGCTCGTGCGTCGCGCGCCGACCTTCCTCAGCTACGAGTTCGGAGCCAACGAGGTGCTGGGCACGGCCACCGCCGGCGCCGCCCCGTCGCTGACCCTGCTGGGCTCGTTCACGCCCTCGGTGCTGGGCGCGCTCGCCACCATCCACGCGATGCTGCCGAACGCGAAGGTCGCGATCACCAACGTGCCTGACGTGACGGCCATTCCGTTCTTCACCACGTTCGCCCCCGCCACGATCGACCTGGGGACCGGCACGCCGGTGGCGCTGATCGGTCCCGACGGCTCCCTGAGCCCCACCGACCTCGTCACACTCAAGGCCGGCGACTCGCTCGCCATTGGCACCGGCTTCCCGGTCGGCTCGTACAACTATCTGAACCCGGCCGCTCCCGGGAACGGCCGTCCGCTGGCGGACTACCAGGTGCTCAACGACGCCGAACGCACCGCGACCAGCAACGCCGTGCTGGCGATGAACGCGTCGCTCGATTCGATCGTCGCCAACCGGCCGTGGACGGTGAAGGTGGACCTGAACGGGCTGCTCGCCGACATCGCCGCGAACGGTTACAAGATCGGCGCGACCACCTACACGGCGGACTTCGTGACCGGCGGACTCTTCAGCCTCGACGGAGTCCACCCCAACGATCTCGCGCACGCGCTCATCTGCAACGCGATGATCGACGCCGTCAACGCGGGATGGGGATCCACGATTCCGCGTCTGAACGCCGCCAAGTACGCCACGCTCACGTCGTCGGCGGTGCGGCCCGCCTCCGGCGAGG includes:
- a CDS encoding outer membrane protein transport protein, translated to MRLHRIAIAAALAAVCLVPGLARGAGYGIYEQGAAALGMAGAYTASVHDASAAFYNPAALVRLDGREAYFGGTWLNTHNSFAGVDPYPGFGVSEEMETGNFFPPTVYWANHFTKNWAYAVGFNAPFGLGISWKNPSEFSGRERVTKASLTGLNAGLNLAWSANDRLSFGAGFNTMFAGVELNSIRREIVPGGGGAQVNVADVKLKASNQPGYGWNLSSLWIPDDDWRFGFSYRSQVDVKIKKGEATFKQILSGNPAFDAAVAAGLPGDQNDVHTTLHFPALWAVGAAWHPTKDWTWEADFNWTQWSAFDSLVIQFPSQSALDTSVPEEYNDQFRVSVGAEHQLATFAYRFGYYFDQAAAPTESVTPLLPDANRHGVTVGYSRKLGTAKQWTLDWYYLALFFEKRSTEGQERDGFNGTYKAFANATGLSLAYRW